GAAATCTTAATGCTAGCGTATATTTTTCCCGAAATCGTACACTGATACCATACGCATCATTGCGTCTATCGCACGCCTGCGATGTGGCTCCTTAGATAAAATCGGTCTTTCTCGCCTGGAGTAGAAAAGTTCCGACTAACAGCACCACAATGGCAAGGGCTTCCCCCACCAAGAGGAGGATGGCGGATTGGTTCCACGTGATCGTGTCGAGTCCAATGGTTGCAGTGATGCCAGGCAACTGCGAGACATAGGAGAGAAATGCCTGAAAGAAAAGATTGCCCGCCAGAGTCGCCCCAATCGTCCATCCTTGCGATTCGCTGACCAAGGCGGTTGCCAAGACAAAACAATAGCTGACCAACAACTCGGTCTGGATGATGATTGTATAAGGGATGAGACCATCAGGTAACGAGTCACGCCCGAGGATCACGCCCACGATCGCAATCAGAAGTGTTAGCCATGGGACGAGGAAAATAAGCATATTGGCGAGTATTTTTGCGGTCGTATAGTCCTTGGTAGAAATCGGTAGGCTGATAAGAAATGGCAGCGTTTGCGTCGCACGCTCGCCGACCACCGTGGTTATTACCACATGCATGCCGAGCGCGATGACGACCGTAAGCAGGAGGATGTTCCCCACTGATATCAGCCGCTCATTCCCCGTGGCGATACAGCTGACGGCCAGCACGCCAGCACTCAGATAGCCCAAAATCGTCCAGCGGATGAGATACCAATCCTTGTAAATGAGACGCTTAATGACGGCATAGTTCATACGGTTTGGCCCTCCCGTCGGCTTTGCACACTGGCGAGAAAAATCTCTTCGAGCGTCATCGACTCAACCGCATGGACGGTCAAACCGGCTTGGGTATAGACAGCCTCCATACTTGGGTCATAGCAGTTGGTGGTGAGCACCATCAGCCGCTCGCTGCCACCTATCCCGACAATGCCTGGCAGTTTGGGGACATGCGTACCCGGCGACACTTCCACGCGAAGACGGCGCCAACGATCAAGATAGGTTTCCTTATCGTCCGAGTTAATAATGCGCCCTTGATCGATAAAGGTGATATAATCTGCCACTTGTTCGATATCGAGCGTGTTATGCGATGAAAATAACACCGTCCGACCCGCATCGGCGAGCACGTCCATCAGTGCGCCTAAGACCTCATGGCGGGCAATCGGGTCGAGTCCCGTCGTTGGTTCATCAAGAACCAAGAGGCGTGGGTGACGTGCTAGCGCGAGGAGCAGCGTCGCCTTGACCCGCTGCCCATGTGAAAGGCCTTTAATTTTGTGCTGCGCCATGAGATCGAAGCGTTTGAGTAAGCGTTCGGCAAACCCTTGATCCCACGTAGGATAGATCGAGCGAATGAACTCCATATGCCAGCCAATCGTTGCTGCGCCATAGAGACGCATGTCGTCCGATACGAAGCCAATATCGTATTTCGTGGCAACCTGCCGCGCGGGCATTGGCTGTCCTAACACCTGAACATCCCCCTGATCCTGATGAACCAAGCCCATCAGAATCCGGAGCGTCGTTGATTTCCCGGCACCATTCGCCCCAATAAATCCCATGATCGTTCCCGTTGCGAGGGTCAGATTAACGCGGTCAAGCAAGAAGTGCGGGTAGTGTTTGCTGACATTAGAGAAGTGGACAGCTACATCGGTCATGGAGACTCCTCTGCTAGGTGGGTAGCGGCAGTGCGCAGCTGATCGACAAGGTCATCACTGGTCAGACCGAGGAGCGCACCAAGTCGCGCGGCGTGCGCAAGATGGGTTGCCAAGTCCTGTGCCCAGCGATGAGGGTCGATCGCTGGGATGTCAGCGACAAACGATCCCTTCCCTTGGTTCGTCACA
This genomic interval from Herpetosiphon gulosus contains the following:
- a CDS encoding ABC transporter ATP-binding protein, whose protein sequence is MTDVAVHFSNVSKHYPHFLLDRVNLTLATGTIMGFIGANGAGKSTTLRILMGLVHQDQGDVQVLGQPMPARQVATKYDIGFVSDDMRLYGAATIGWHMEFIRSIYPTWDQGFAERLLKRFDLMAQHKIKGLSHGQRVKATLLLALARHPRLLVLDEPTTGLDPIARHEVLGALMDVLADAGRTVLFSSHNTLDIEQVADYITFIDQGRIINSDDKETYLDRWRRLRVEVSPGTHVPKLPGIVGIGGSERLMVLTTNCYDPSMEAVYTQAGLTVHAVESMTLEEIFLASVQSRREGQTV
- a CDS encoding GntR family transcriptional regulator, which produces MYLQIIAQMKQRITVGDWPPGTELPSMRHLAVTLRISLITVKRAYFELERAGLIVTNQGKGSFVADIPAIDPHRWAQDLATHLAHAARLGALLGLTSDDLVDQLRTAATHLAEESP
- a CDS encoding ABC-2 transporter permease, which gives rise to MNYAVIKRLIYKDWYLIRWTILGYLSAGVLAVSCIATGNERLISVGNILLLTVVIALGMHVVITTVVGERATQTLPFLISLPISTKDYTTAKILANMLIFLVPWLTLLIAIVGVILGRDSLPDGLIPYTIIIQTELLVSYCFVLATALVSESQGWTIGATLAGNLFFQAFLSYVSQLPGITATIGLDTITWNQSAILLLVGEALAIVVLLVGTFLLQARKTDFI